In one window of Dokdonia sp. PRO95 DNA:
- a CDS encoding TonB-dependent receptor plug domain-containing protein, producing MRAIVSFIFYLFLVFSLNSQERESVTICWDSSLSIGETQRIQNIEILQQYFLDNKNIDIELLVFSNEIQSKEYFDISNGEWSELRKSLLNVIYDGSTSYQSILDQQIETDEILVFTDGAESLFPSKLNFKKPTTIYCSSPFCKKGFKNLLGSSITVISDVSNNKSFNDISNTVREKVKGKVVSNYGPVGDIEVMNLTTGETTLTTLKGIYELRVALNDTLRFISKGFESFDRPISQIDSLLDLSSSGNTLREVLLIGKPKSVEIEEIVLVGDKAIDKRKLGYDVKTLDEDEISTNNVGLGTAIKGKIAGVEVGFNNDISATIIRGWNTINGNSHPLLVIDGVPLPRSNLNKDSSGNILGGGALDIIDPNNVKSVSVLKGLAATNRYGSEGNSGAILITTKTGSINSSTGKKAIVLGTTSTYTNEAYVMDSDLPEMTRALKPSQNIEEAYSLYLKIRENNIKNYQFYVHAARYFSGWGNNFLTARVLSNSLEVSNGDPASLRAIAYEYESLGYLNEAINIYTKLIKDNPNHLQNYRDVALLYRKNGNINGAFEAYLSCQNFLLDKPISQLIGFEKAIISEFKSFLSVNGSLVNINLVDKKFVGTKILFRRVVFQWNDFDSQFNLQIVNPQKRYFTWEHTKVADANRLKLDELNGFGVEEYFLTASDKGQWIFNIENLSAKIYSNKGITFKITVFEDFGTAKEKQTVRVVNISELNKSTTVLKISI from the coding sequence ATGAGGGCAATTGTGAGTTTTATTTTCTATTTATTCTTAGTGTTTTCGCTTAATTCTCAAGAAAGGGAATCAGTCACTATTTGCTGGGATAGCTCTTTGTCTATTGGTGAGACGCAAAGAATTCAGAATATAGAAATCCTTCAACAATATTTTCTTGACAATAAAAATATTGATATTGAGCTTTTAGTATTTAGCAATGAGATTCAATCTAAGGAATATTTTGACATATCCAATGGAGAGTGGTCAGAGTTAAGAAAATCTCTTTTAAACGTTATCTACGACGGGTCAACTTCATATCAATCAATTCTAGATCAACAAATAGAAACAGATGAAATATTAGTATTTACAGATGGTGCTGAGAGCTTATTTCCATCAAAGCTTAATTTTAAAAAACCTACTACTATATATTGTAGTAGTCCCTTCTGTAAAAAAGGTTTTAAAAATCTGTTAGGTTCATCAATTACTGTTATTTCGGATGTGTCGAACAATAAGAGCTTCAATGATATATCTAATACTGTTAGGGAAAAAGTAAAAGGTAAAGTTGTCTCAAATTATGGGCCTGTAGGTGATATTGAGGTGATGAATTTGACAACAGGGGAGACTACACTTACCACTCTAAAAGGTATTTATGAGTTAAGAGTTGCATTAAATGATACATTGCGATTTATTTCAAAGGGCTTTGAATCATTTGATAGGCCGATTAGTCAGATTGATTCCCTTCTTGATCTAAGCTCTTCTGGAAACACTCTTCGTGAGGTGCTTTTAATTGGAAAACCTAAATCGGTAGAAATTGAAGAAATAGTTCTAGTGGGTGACAAGGCAATAGATAAAAGGAAGCTTGGGTATGATGTCAAAACACTGGATGAAGATGAAATATCTACTAACAATGTAGGGTTGGGTACAGCTATTAAAGGGAAAATTGCTGGTGTTGAGGTAGGCTTTAATAATGATATATCAGCAACAATTATTAGGGGGTGGAATACAATAAATGGAAACAGCCACCCATTACTAGTTATAGATGGAGTTCCTCTGCCTAGGAGTAATTTGAATAAAGACAGTTCTGGCAATATTTTAGGAGGTGGCGCTTTAGATATTATTGATCCAAATAACGTCAAAAGCGTAAGTGTTTTGAAAGGGCTTGCAGCAACTAATAGATATGGGTCAGAGGGTAATAGTGGTGCTATATTAATAACTACTAAGACGGGGTCTATCAATAGCTCTACTGGAAAGAAGGCTATTGTCCTCGGTACTACATCAACATACACTAACGAAGCTTATGTAATGGATAGTGACCTGCCAGAAATGACAAGAGCTCTCAAACCTTCACAAAATATTGAAGAAGCATATAGTCTATATCTAAAAATAAGAGAAAATAATATAAAGAATTATCAATTTTATGTTCATGCGGCACGCTATTTTTCAGGTTGGGGCAACAATTTTCTTACAGCACGCGTTTTATCAAATAGTTTAGAGGTTTCAAATGGAGATCCAGCTTCATTGAGGGCAATCGCTTATGAATATGAGAGTTTGGGCTATTTGAATGAGGCAATTAATATTTATACAAAATTAATTAAAGACAATCCTAATCATTTACAAAACTATAGAGATGTTGCTCTTTTGTATAGAAAGAACGGAAACATTAATGGGGCATTTGAAGCGTATTTATCTTGTCAAAATTTTCTTTTAGATAAGCCAATTTCACAATTAATAGGATTTGAGAAAGCTATTATTTCAGAATTTAAATCCTTTTTGTCGGTTAATGGAAGCTTAGTAAATATAAATCTTGTTGATAAGAAGTTTGTAGGTACTAAAATCCTCTTTAGAAGGGTGGTATTCCAATGGAATGATTTTGACTCTCAATTTAATCTTCAAATTGTTAACCCTCAAAAAAGATATTTTACTTGGGAACATACCAAGGTGGCAGATGCAAACCGTCTAAAATTAGATGAATTGAACGGGTTTGGAGTAGAAGAGTATTTTCTGACAGCTTCAGATAAAGGGCAGTGGATATTTAATATAGAAAATTTGAGTGCTAAAATCTATTCTAATAAAGGGATTACTTTTAAAATAACTGTTTTTGAAGATTTTGGAACTGCTAAGGAAAAGCAAACTGTTCGTGTTGTAAATATTTCAGAATTAAATAAAAGTACTACAGTGTTGAAAATATCTATTTAA
- a CDS encoding DUF4295 domain-containing protein, translated as MAKKSVASLQTGSKRLTKAIKMVKSPKSGAYTFVEAVMAPDQVSDFLAKK; from the coding sequence ATGGCAAAGAAATCAGTAGCATCTTTACAGACAGGATCAAAGCGTTTAACTAAAGCGATAAAAATGGTAAAGTCTCCAAAATCTGGAGCTTATACATTTGTGGAAGCAGTAATGGCTCCAGACCAAGTAAGCGATTTCTTAGCTAAGAAATAA
- the rpmG gene encoding 50S ribosomal protein L33, with protein sequence MAKKGNRVQVILECTEHKATGQPGTSRYITTKNKKNTPDRMELKKFNNVLKKMTVHKEIK encoded by the coding sequence ATGGCAAAGAAAGGGAATAGAGTACAGGTAATCTTAGAGTGCACTGAGCACAAAGCGACTGGTCAACCAGGAACGTCAAGATATATCACGACTAAAAACAAAAAGAACACACCGGATCGTATGGAGTTGAAGAAATTCAACAACGTATTGAAGAAGATGACTGTTCATAAAGAAATCAAATAA
- the rpmB gene encoding 50S ribosomal protein L28 — protein sequence MSRVCELTGKKAMVGNNVSHAMNKTKRKFNVNLMKKRFYLPAEDKWITLKVSTSALKNINKKGIDAVVKEARANGFLTK from the coding sequence ATGTCTAGAGTTTGTGAGCTTACAGGTAAAAAAGCAATGGTAGGAAACAATGTTTCCCACGCGATGAATAAGACGAAGCGTAAATTTAACGTGAATCTTATGAAAAAACGTTTTTACCTTCCAGCAGAAGATAAGTGGATCACGTTGAAAGTATCAACGTCTGCGTTAAAAAATATCAATAAGAAAGGAATCGATGCGGTTGTTAAAGAGGCACGCGCAAACGGATTCTTAACTAAATAA